From Rhodovastum atsumiense, a single genomic window includes:
- a CDS encoding sugar porter family MFS transporter: MAPSLAPAAPRSWRAWLATSLGALGFLLFGYDTGVIAGALLFIRGEFALSPTLEGLVVSVLLCGAAIGGLVSGRLVERHGHRRLLMGTGILFTLGAAIAALAPSVGALVLARLVLGLAVGAASAQAMLYISETAPTEHRGAFAALAPLMCTTGILVSYLVGWCLAESGDWRMMFAVAIVPSLLLVAGMAFAPDSPRWLAHHGRIDAARAVLRGTLPEAEVEPELRRILTVTAAPAVSFTTMLREPVLRHALLLACGLALLQQVIGINTIVYYAPTIFRNLGFRPSDAILTTSFLQALAILSTIVAARIVDRAGRRPLLMAGAVAMAISLAAIGTVMSTPLAQTLAGHVAAVAAVALFKMAFSFSWGPLVWVTMPEVLPHRARGTGMGVATLTNWMANLVVSFSFPILLASGAMAVFGVFVGSCLLAFLFAAFVLPETARVSLEAIEQRSPSPAPSH; encoded by the coding sequence ATGGCACCCTCCCTCGCGCCCGCCGCCCCGCGCTCCTGGCGAGCCTGGCTCGCCACCAGCCTCGGCGCCCTCGGCTTCCTGTTGTTCGGCTACGACACCGGGGTCATTGCCGGCGCGCTGCTGTTCATCCGCGGTGAATTCGCGCTCTCGCCGACGCTGGAAGGGCTGGTGGTCAGCGTGCTGCTGTGCGGCGCCGCGATCGGCGGCCTGGTGTCCGGGCGGCTGGTGGAACGCCACGGCCATCGCCGGCTGCTGATGGGCACCGGCATTCTGTTCACGCTCGGCGCGGCCATCGCCGCGCTGGCGCCGTCGGTGGGGGCGCTGGTGCTGGCGCGCCTCGTGCTGGGGCTTGCCGTCGGCGCCGCCTCGGCGCAGGCGATGCTCTACATCAGCGAAACCGCGCCCACCGAGCATCGCGGCGCCTTCGCCGCCCTGGCGCCGCTGATGTGCACCACCGGCATCCTCGTGTCCTATCTCGTCGGCTGGTGTTTGGCCGAAAGCGGTGACTGGCGCATGATGTTCGCGGTCGCCATCGTCCCGTCGCTGCTGCTGGTGGCGGGCATGGCCTTCGCCCCGGATTCACCGCGCTGGCTGGCGCATCACGGCCGCATCGACGCGGCACGGGCGGTGCTGCGCGGCACCCTGCCCGAGGCCGAGGTGGAGCCCGAGCTGCGCCGCATCCTCACCGTCACCGCCGCCCCGGCGGTCAGCTTCACCACGATGCTGCGCGAGCCGGTGCTGCGCCATGCGCTGCTGCTCGCCTGCGGGCTGGCGCTGCTGCAGCAGGTGATCGGCATCAACACGATCGTCTATTACGCGCCCACGATCTTTCGCAACCTCGGCTTCCGGCCGAGCGACGCCATCCTCACCACCAGCTTCCTGCAGGCGCTGGCGATCCTCTCGACCATCGTGGCCGCGCGCATCGTCGACCGGGCCGGGCGGCGGCCGCTGCTGATGGCCGGCGCGGTGGCCATGGCGATCAGCCTCGCCGCGATCGGCACGGTCATGTCCACGCCGCTGGCGCAGACCCTGGCCGGCCATGTCGCGGCGGTGGCGGCGGTGGCGCTGTTCAAGATGGCGTTCTCCTTCAGCTGGGGCCCGCTGGTGTGGGTGACCATGCCGGAGGTGCTGCCTCACCGCGCCCGCGGCACCGGCATGGGCGTGGCCACGCTGACCAACTGGATGGCCAACCTGGTCGTCTCCTTCTCCTTCCCGATCCTGCTGGCGAGCGGGGCGATGGCGGTGTTCGGCGTGTTCGTCGGCAGCTGCCTGCTGGCCTTCCTGTTCGCCGCCTTCGTGCTGCCCGAAACCGCGCGGGTCAGCCTGGAGGCGATCGAGCAGCGCAGCCCCTCCCCGGCCCCCTCTCACTGA
- a CDS encoding glutathione S-transferase family protein — translation MGYTLITANRNYSSWSLRPWVLMHTLGIPFEDRVEPFLPADNFTAFRRFSPTGQVPVLLDGERTIWDSLGITLYLAERHAGVWPGDADARAWAQAAVAEMHGGFGALRSRCTMNVGVRVRPHPFGPALLRDVARLDELWAEGLARFGGPFLAGADFTAADAFYAPVVFRVRTYGLEVGEAGRVWVDRMLAHPAMREWEAAALAETAREPGHEAELAGCGTVIEDHRAR, via the coding sequence ATGGGCTATACGCTGATCACCGCCAATCGGAATTATTCATCCTGGTCACTGCGGCCCTGGGTGTTGATGCACACGCTTGGCATCCCGTTCGAGGATCGCGTCGAACCGTTCCTTCCCGCCGATAATTTCACGGCGTTCCGGCGCTTTTCCCCGACCGGGCAGGTGCCGGTGCTGCTGGACGGTGAACGCACCATCTGGGATTCGCTCGGCATCACGCTATACCTGGCGGAACGCCATGCCGGCGTGTGGCCCGGCGACGCGGATGCACGAGCCTGGGCGCAGGCGGCGGTGGCGGAGATGCATGGCGGCTTCGGCGCGCTGCGGTCCCGGTGCACGATGAACGTGGGCGTGCGCGTGCGGCCCCATCCGTTCGGCCCCGCGCTGCTGCGCGACGTGGCGCGGCTGGATGAACTCTGGGCCGAAGGGCTGGCGCGCTTCGGCGGCCCGTTCCTGGCGGGGGCGGACTTCACTGCGGCGGATGCGTTCTATGCGCCGGTGGTGTTCCGGGTGCGCACCTACGGCCTGGAGGTGGGCGAGGCCGGGCGCGTCTGGGTGGACCGCATGTTGGCGCATCCGGCGATGCGTGAATGGGAGGCGGCGGCGCTGGCGGAAACGGCGCGCGAGCCGGGGCACGAGGCCGAACTCGCTGGCTGCGGCACGGTTATCGAGGACCATCGCGCCCGCTAG